In Chloroflexota bacterium, the sequence CGTCTTTCGCCCGTAACAGCATGCCAGAAAAAGACTATTCTCACCGCGACGTGACCGACAAGCTGGGCCTCAAGCCCGGCTTCCTTGTTCGGGTGATAGGCAAAGGCCGTAACAAGGAGTTGCTGGCGCGCGTGGGCGAGAAGATCGGGCGGGCGGTGACACGGTCTGGCAAAACGCCCGCCGACGTGATTTTGTATTGGCCGAAGTCGGCAGGCGAAATCACGGGAACGCTGATCGAGTTGAAAACGGCCATCGTTTCAAATGGCGGCATCTGGGTGATCACGGCCAAGCGCGGCCTGCCCGGCTACATCAATCAGGACGGCATCATTCCTCTTGGTCTGGCCGCCGGTTTGGTGGATAATAAAATCTGCTCATTGTCCGAAGAAGAGAGCGCGATGAGGTTTGTGATACGAAAGGAAAACCGGAAATGAAGGAAACGAAGGAAATTTCCTTCGTTTCCTTGATTTCCTTTTGTTGGCGCCGGTACTTTTATGAACTTTGAACCTGTCATCGGCCTCGAAGTCCACGCCGAACTGCTCACCCAATCGAAGATGTTCTGCGGCTGTGCAGTGGTGGACTCGACGACTGCCGAACCGAACCGATACGTTTGCCCCGTTTGCACCGGCCAACCCGGCGCACTGCCGGTGGTCAACCGCCGC encodes:
- a CDS encoding DUF3052 family protein, encoding MPEKDYSHRDVTDKLGLKPGFLVRVIGKGRNKELLARVGEKIGRAVTRSGKTPADVILYWPKSAGEITGTLIELKTAIVSNGGIWVITAKRGLPGYINQDGIIPLGLAAGLVDNKICSLSEEESAMRFVIRKENRK